A window of the Hevea brasiliensis isolate MT/VB/25A 57/8 chromosome 6, ASM3005281v1, whole genome shotgun sequence genome harbors these coding sequences:
- the LOC110663135 gene encoding rho GTPase-activating protein 1 has translation MTEVLHSPSHFPSSPSTTLVSNSCSCAPDASSLSCASPRQFPSIQSNGGGGGDAQEEEGSPVTLCDPDEDFVKAREKKQREQLSLLALVVTLFRKSLVACKSDRRELCAMEIGWPTNVRHVAHVTFDRFNGFLGLPVEFEPEVPRRAPSASATVFGVSTESMQLSFDSRGNSVPMILLLMQRHLYAQGGLQAEGIFRINAENSQEEYVRDQLNRGVVPEGIDVHCLAGLIKAWFRELPTGVLDSLSPEQVMQCQTEEDCAELARHLPPTEAALLDWAVNLMADVVQQEHVNKMNARNIAMVFAPNMTQMADPLTALMYAVQVMNFLKTLILRTLREREDSVVEPTPISRLEPFDENGHQSSSQSCVEATTKDNEKTAQTFTADEPVVESSCNYSQKDVITDGENCSCTISSEKLIAKGYQSCDAAGQVNTFINESDAGIVNGLKVCIHARPGKSKVGQSSSSNLRKIPGKINRQHSILRVTMPVEKTAGLGNLSCLDSRMELIEAWR, from the exons ATGACCGAGGTCCTTCACTCCCCTTCCCATTTCCCTTCTTCGCCAAGCACCACTCTTGTTTCTAATTCTTGTTCTTGCGCCCCTGACGCAAGTTCCTTATCCTGCGCATCCCCCAGGCAATTTCCCTCAATACAAagtaatggtggtggtggtggtgatgctCAGGAGGAGGAGGGTTCTCCCGTGACTTTGTGTGACCCAGATGAGGACTTTGTGAAGGCCAGAGAGAAGAAACAGAGGGAGCAGCTTTCTTTGTTGGCTCTGGTCGTCACCCTTTTTAGGAAATCTTTGGTGGCTTGCAAGAGTGATAGAAGGGAGCTTTGTGCCATGGAGATCGGTTGGCCAACCAATGTTCGCCATGTGGCTCATGTTACCTTCGACAGGTTCAATGGTTTCCTGGGCTTGCCAGTGGAGTTCGAGCCTGAAGTGCCTAGGAGGGCTCCCAGTGCTAG TGCAACTGTCTTTGGAGTTTCGACAGAATCCATGCAGTTGTCTTTTGACTCCAGAGGGAACAGTGTACCAATgatactcttgttaatgcaaagACACTTGTATGCTCAGGGAGGCTTGCAG GCTGAAGGTATTTTCAGAATTAATGCAGAAAATAGTCAGGAGGAGTATGTGAGGGATCAATTGAATAGAGGAGTTGTACCGGAAGGCATTGATGTACACTGTTTGGCAGGACTTATCAAG GCTTGGTTTAGAGAGCTCCCAACTGGAGTTCTGGATTCTCTATCGCCTGAGCAAGTCATGCAATGCCAAACAGAAGAAGATTGTGCTGAGCTTGCAAGGCATCTGCCCCCTACAGAAGCTGCCCTACTGGATTGGGCTGTCAATCTGATGGCCGATGTTGTCCAGCAAGAACATGTAAACAAGATGAATGCACGCAACATAGCCATGGTTTTTGCACCAAACATGACTCAG ATGGCAGATCCTTTGACTGCCCTAATGTATGCGGTTCAAGTGATGAACTTTCTTAAAACACTTATCTTAAGGACACTGCGAGAAAGAGAAGATTCTGTGGTGGAGCCAACTCCTATTTCACGTCTTGAGCCATTTGATGAGAATGGTCATCAGAGCTCTTCACAGTCCTGTGTGGAAGCTACTACAAAAGACAATGAAAAGACAGCACAAACCTTCACTGCTGACGAACCTGTTGTGGAAAGTTCCTGCAACTACAGTCAAAAGGATGTCATAACTGATGGAGAAAATTGCAGTTGTACTATCTCTTCTGAGAAGTTAATTGCCAAAGGATATCAATCTTGCGATGCTGCTGGTCAGGTCAATACATTTATCAATGAATCTGATGCTGGCATTGTCAATGGTCTAAAGGTTTGTATTCATGCGAGACCTGGGAAAAGCAAGGTTGGTCAATCAAGCAGTTCAAATCTCAGAAAGATTCCTGGTAAGATAAATAGGCAGCATTCTATACTTCGTGTGACAATGCCTGTTGAGAAGACGGCGGGACTTGGCAACTTAAGCTGTTTAGATTCGAGGATGGAACTTATTGAAGCTTGGCGATGA
- the LOC110663134 gene encoding protein FANTASTIC FOUR 3, whose product MATCGSLQHIFENPLQETPTILESLPSWKQIKPVKPIEQSSFNDIFDLIPHAPTLNLDKNDSLGNEYESKKSSSLDYFSNTPTNHLYTGGHKNGDSFSPRNYESLQLCTEGLGFESFDDVEYLKNDINEDWQYHEEKASITRHSTPENLSGEIRRSKQSGRAFPPPISCIGKSGKPWVSFKSYRHDGRFVLKQVRIPSQEVLHAYREDGRLKLQFVQQSDEILEDDDEVGGEENYTENDEQEENEETGK is encoded by the exons ATGGCTACCTGTGGAAGCCTTCAGCACATCTTCGAAAATCCATTACAAGAAACACCTACAATTCTTGAATCCCTTCCTTCTTGGAAGCAAATCAAGCCTGTAAAACCCATCGAGCAATCGTCGTTCAATGACATATTCG ATTTAATCCCACACGCACCAACTTTGAACCTCGACAAGAATGATAGTTTAGGCAATGAATATGAGAGCAAGAAGAGCTCGTCACTGGACTACTTTTCAAACACACCAACGAATCACCTATACACAGGTGGTCACAAGAATGGTGACAGCTTTTCACCAAGGAACTATGAGAGCTTGCAACTATGCACAGAGGGGCTTGGTTTTGAAAGCTTTGATGACGTTGAGTACTTGAAGAATGATATAAACGAAGATTGGCAATACCATGAGGAGAAAGCAAGCATTACAAGGCATTCAACACCGGAGAATCTAAGTGGAGAAATACGGCGGTCCAAGCAGAGTGGCAGAGCATTCCCTCCGCCGATTTCATGTATAGGCAAGAGTGGAAAACCTTGGGTTTCCTTTAAGTCTTATAGGCATGATGGCAGGTTTGTGCTTAAGCAAGTAAGGATTCCCAGCCAAGAGGTTTTACATGCATATAGAGAAGATGGCCGATTAAAGCTGCAGTTTGTTCAGCAAAGTGACGAAATTCTTGAAGATGATGATGAGGTAGGGGGAGAAGAAAACTACACAGAAAATGACGAGcaagaagaaaatgaagaaacAGGCAAATGA
- the LOC110663136 gene encoding 40S ribosomal protein S25-4: MAPKKDKAPPPSSKPVKSGGGKQKKKKWSKGKQKEKVNNMVLFDQATYDKLLSEVPKYKLVTSSILSDRLRINGSLARRAIKDLMAKGGIRMISAHASQQIYTRATNT; the protein is encoded by the exons ATG GCACCCAAGAAGGATAAGGCTCCACCTCCGTCCTCTAAGCCCGTCAAATCTGGTGGAGGGAAGCAAAAGAAGAAG AAATGGAGCAAGGGTAAGCAAAAGGAGAAGGTGAACAACATGGTTTTGTTCGACCAAGCCACCTATGATAAACTCCTTTCGGAGGTTCCTAAGTACAAGCTTGTCACTTCTTCAATCTTGTCTGACAGACTGAGG ATCAATGGATCTCTGGCACGTCGGGCAATCAAGGATCTGATGGCAAAAGGTGGTATCAGGATGATATCTGCTCATGCTAGCCAGCAGATTTACACCAGAGCTACAAATACCTAG